A genome region from Tolypothrix sp. PCC 7712 includes the following:
- a CDS encoding esterase/lipase family protein: MNTNNQQRNPLLLIHGIDDTGAVFYRMGKYLKQQGWSVYALDLVPNNGAVGLDKLAQQVADYVAKEFPPEQPLDLVAFSMGGIVSRYYIQRLGGINHVQRFITIASPHHGTVIAYGSLRPGCVQMRPNSALLNDLNSDVAMLEAINFTSIWTPYDLMIVPAKSSQMPVGREVVLPVGLHPWMLTDARCLKIVAETLTEPIKPYPQFAYTENFQKSPLGDSNI, from the coding sequence ATAAACACTAACAATCAGCAGCGCAATCCCCTGTTGTTAATACATGGTATTGATGACACAGGCGCAGTTTTCTACCGCATGGGGAAATATTTAAAACAACAAGGTTGGTCTGTATATGCTTTAGATTTAGTGCCTAATAATGGTGCAGTCGGTTTAGATAAGTTGGCACAGCAGGTAGCAGACTATGTCGCCAAAGAATTTCCCCCAGAACAACCACTAGATTTAGTGGCTTTCAGTATGGGAGGAATTGTCAGCCGTTACTATATCCAAAGGCTTGGGGGAATAAACCACGTACAGAGGTTTATAACAATTGCTTCGCCCCATCATGGTACGGTGATCGCTTATGGTTCTCTGCGACCTGGTTGCGTGCAGATGCGCCCCAACAGTGCTTTACTCAATGATTTGAATTCTGATGTCGCAATGTTGGAGGCGATTAATTTTACATCAATCTGGACTCCCTATGATTTGATGATCGTCCCAGCTAAGAGTTCACAAATGCCAGTGGGAAGAGAGGTAGTTTTACCTGTGGGATTACACCCTTGGATGCTAACTGATGCTAGGTGTTTGAAAATAGTAGCAGAAACCTTAACAGAACCAATTAAACCCTATCCCCAATTTGCGTATACTGAGAACTTCCAAAAATCGCCTCTGGGTGACAGTAATATTTAA
- a CDS encoding type I secretion system permease/ATPase, protein MASRENSKADSQITSEIKLLDNQSLRINVLASVPWNQPPLCWLTPEQQTRLQNHSEIRRYRLGEKIWSNTIGGYQFFLVTGKVRLREEGIGKPLAALQAGDWFGDLQNLAVECKAVAASKEVIVVCWETALWKEVSTPQMESFFQGVQDEQRAEEQRSRGAEEQGEGEIITSSITSPQSPVPSPQSPIPNPQSLIPTYNYPFVASWNTAAACLTMVAQHLDHAVKLEWVQRQLRGQRPKNVVEAAEKLGLVLQRLQINWTDLRALSFPALIQWNSGSQESPSWVVAYGVKADRLIIANPLNSDRTCESLPQSVVEAAWDGQMWTVELISQQEKFNLSWFTPAVWKYRGLLGEVLLASLTLQLLGLTTPLITQVVIDKVMVQESLPTLDVMAIALLLVAIFEAVLGILRLFIFTHTARRLDLSLSAQLFRHLMRLPLAYFESRRVGDTVARVQELEQIRQFLTGTALTVILDSIFAVVYLALMFYYNIPLTFVALAVLPLFATLTIVATPILRGWLNETFNRSADSQSFLVETVTGIHSVKAHAAEPVARDRWEGLFARFIRTSFKASTTSNISSNLGDFLTNFSTLLILWFGAKLVIDHQLTIGQLVAFQMLSGRVTGPLLRLVQLWQNLQQVLLSVDRIGDILNVAPEAEPGTGLVLPNLNGQITFEQVFFRYQASTEPVLRGISFNVEPGQFVGIVGRSGSGKSTLSKLLQRLYSIESGRILIDGFDIKSADLASLRQQIGVVLQEDFLFNGSILENITLGNPDITAEQVVEAARLAVAHDFISQLPYGYETNVGERGTALSGGQRQRIALARLFLSSAPILILDEATSALDSETEQQVLQNLQKISANRTVFLIAHRFAPLKRADLILVMEQGVIAERGTHPQLLQQKGLYWSLYQRQQANI, encoded by the coding sequence ATGGCTAGCAGAGAAAATTCAAAAGCTGACAGTCAAATTACAAGTGAAATAAAACTTCTGGATAATCAATCTTTACGAATAAACGTGCTAGCTTCTGTACCCTGGAATCAACCACCTCTATGCTGGCTGACTCCTGAACAACAAACTCGATTACAAAATCACTCAGAAATTCGTCGCTATCGTCTTGGTGAAAAAATTTGGTCAAATACTATTGGAGGTTATCAGTTTTTTCTTGTTACTGGTAAAGTGCGCTTGCGTGAAGAAGGAATTGGCAAGCCATTAGCTGCTTTGCAAGCAGGTGATTGGTTTGGTGACTTACAAAATTTAGCTGTAGAATGCAAAGCTGTAGCTGCTAGTAAAGAAGTCATCGTAGTCTGTTGGGAAACAGCATTATGGAAAGAAGTTTCTACGCCACAAATGGAAAGCTTCTTTCAAGGCGTACAGGATGAGCAGAGAGCAGAGGAGCAGAGGAGCAGAGGAGCAGAGGAGCAGGGGGAAGGGGAAATTATCACGTCCTCAATCACCAGTCCCCAATCCCCAGTCCCCAGTCCCCAATCCCCAATCCCCAATCCCCAATCCCTAATCCCCACCTATAACTATCCGTTTGTCGCTAGCTGGAATACAGCCGCAGCTTGTTTAACGATGGTGGCGCAGCATTTGGATCATGCTGTGAAGCTGGAATGGGTACAACGCCAACTGCGGGGACAACGCCCGAAAAATGTTGTGGAAGCAGCAGAAAAGTTAGGATTGGTGTTGCAGCGATTGCAAATTAATTGGACTGATTTGCGCGCCTTGTCATTTCCGGCTTTGATACAGTGGAATTCTGGCTCACAAGAAAGTCCTAGCTGGGTAGTAGCCTATGGAGTCAAAGCTGATCGCTTAATTATCGCTAATCCCCTCAATAGCGATCGCACTTGTGAAAGTCTCCCCCAATCTGTGGTAGAAGCAGCTTGGGATGGGCAAATGTGGACAGTAGAACTGATTTCTCAGCAAGAAAAATTTAATCTGAGTTGGTTTACTCCCGCAGTTTGGAAATATCGCGGATTACTCGGCGAAGTTTTACTCGCGTCTTTGACATTGCAGCTGTTGGGGTTAACAACACCGCTAATTACCCAAGTTGTGATTGATAAAGTCATGGTGCAAGAGAGTTTACCGACTCTCGATGTCATGGCGATCGCACTTTTATTGGTAGCAATATTTGAAGCTGTACTCGGCATACTGCGTTTATTTATCTTCACCCATACCGCCCGACGTTTAGATTTAAGTTTATCAGCGCAGCTATTTCGTCACTTAATGCGTTTGCCTTTAGCTTATTTTGAATCGCGGCGTGTTGGGGACACAGTAGCAAGAGTTCAAGAACTCGAACAAATCCGCCAATTTCTCACAGGTACAGCCTTAACGGTGATTTTGGATAGCATCTTTGCTGTGGTGTATTTAGCATTGATGTTTTATTACAATATTCCCCTCACCTTTGTGGCTTTGGCGGTATTGCCATTATTTGCCACATTAACTATTGTGGCGACACCAATTTTGCGGGGTTGGTTGAATGAAACCTTTAACCGCAGCGCTGATAGTCAATCGTTTTTGGTTGAGACAGTTACCGGGATACATTCAGTTAAAGCCCATGCAGCCGAACCAGTAGCCCGCGATCGCTGGGAAGGTTTATTTGCGCGCTTCATTCGCACCAGTTTTAAAGCCTCTACTACCTCTAACATCAGCAGCAATTTGGGTGACTTTCTCACCAATTTTTCTACCTTGTTAATTCTCTGGTTTGGGGCAAAATTAGTTATTGATCATCAACTTACAATTGGTCAACTGGTAGCTTTTCAAATGTTATCAGGAAGAGTCACTGGGCCACTGTTACGCCTTGTGCAATTGTGGCAAAATCTGCAACAAGTTCTACTTTCTGTAGATAGAATTGGTGATATTCTGAATGTTGCACCAGAAGCAGAACCAGGGACAGGCTTAGTATTACCAAATCTCAACGGACAAATCACTTTTGAGCAAGTATTTTTCCGTTATCAAGCAAGTACAGAACCAGTATTACGCGGCATTTCTTTTAATGTTGAACCCGGACAATTTGTCGGTATTGTTGGGCGTAGCGGTTCTGGTAAAAGTACCCTTTCAAAATTATTACAACGCCTATATTCAATAGAATCAGGACGCATTTTAATTGATGGTTTTGATATCAAAAGTGCCGATTTAGCTTCACTGCGGCAACAAATTGGTGTTGTTTTACAAGAAGACTTTTTATTTAACGGTTCCATCTTAGAAAATATCACCCTCGGCAACCCCGATATTACCGCCGAGCAAGTAGTAGAAGCCGCTAGGTTAGCCGTAGCCCATGATTTCATCAGTCAATTACCCTACGGTTACGAAACCAATGTGGGCGAACGGGGTACAGCTTTATCAGGGGGACAGAGACAACGCATAGCCCTAGCGCGGTTGTTCCTTTCCTCAGCACCGATTTTAATTTTGGATGAAGCCACCAGCGCCTTAGATAGCGAAACCGAACAGCAAGTACTGCAAAACCTACAAAAAATTTCCGCCAACCGCACCGTATTTCTTATCGCCCATCGTTTCGCCCCCCTCAAACGTGCGGATTTAATTTTGGTGATGGAACAAGGGGTAATTGCAGAACGTGGTACTCATCCGCAATTGTTGCAGCAAAAGGGATTGTACTGGTCACTTTATCAACGTCAGCAAGCGAATATTTAG
- a CDS encoding 16S rRNA (uracil(1498)-N(3))-methyltransferase, which produces MSQLQRIAIAPSQLQAGEISLTKEQQHYLARVLRLREGDRFIAMDGKGKWWLTQLLGEQGQVLEALVVETELPVSITLMVALPKGSGFDEVVRCCTELGVTTIAPVLSDRTLLQPSPQKLERWRRIAAEAAEQSERAFIPTILEPVAFSSSLSFANSHKYICEARGNLPHLKKCLQNQGQMTNDQELVIATGPEGGWTQPEIDSAIAAGFQPVSLGRRILRAVTAPVVALSLVSAACEV; this is translated from the coding sequence ATGTCTCAACTACAAAGAATTGCGATCGCACCTTCTCAACTCCAAGCAGGGGAAATTTCACTCACCAAAGAACAACAACACTATCTAGCAAGGGTGTTGCGGTTGCGTGAGGGCGATCGCTTTATTGCGATGGATGGTAAGGGTAAATGGTGGTTGACGCAGCTATTAGGGGAGCAAGGGCAGGTTTTAGAAGCTTTGGTGGTGGAAACTGAGTTACCTGTATCAATTACTCTGATGGTGGCTTTACCCAAAGGTAGCGGCTTTGATGAAGTCGTTAGGTGTTGCACAGAGTTGGGAGTCACAACTATTGCCCCAGTATTGAGCGATCGCACTTTACTGCAACCCAGCCCGCAAAAATTGGAACGCTGGCGGCGGATTGCGGCGGAAGCTGCGGAACAATCGGAGCGCGCTTTTATACCGACAATTTTAGAACCTGTGGCTTTTAGCAGTAGTTTGTCTTTTGCCAACAGCCACAAATATATCTGTGAAGCGCGAGGAAATTTACCTCACCTCAAAAAGTGCTTGCAAAACCAAGGACAAATGACAAATGACCAAGAACTAGTTATAGCTACAGGCCCAGAAGGTGGATGGACACAACCAGAAATTGATAGTGCGATCGCAGCAGGATTTCAACCAGTTTCCCTTGGTCGGAGAATTTTGCGAGCAGTCACAGCGCCAGTAGTGGCTTTATCACTAGTTTCCGCAGCGTGTGAAGTATAA
- a CDS encoding peptidylprolyl isomerase: MESLSFLTVDRQSISIEQAVKYLQASGKLSQFIGDIIRQYVIEQEINTRDDIEINPALTEQTIIDFRLKNQLTDPQIFQEWLKKNGTDYATFHASAAYNFKLEKLKALVTEPKLPEYFIERKIYLDRVVLSRIFVDNRELCEELLTQIEEGGSFEQLAKEYSLAEDRIVNGMMGPISRGTLPDKIRAAIDAAVPGELIGPIELEERYGLFRLEQFLPASLEDTQLKQVLQNELFEKWLAEKIQKLTVKLQVK, encoded by the coding sequence ATGGAATCTTTATCATTTTTAACTGTTGATCGGCAATCTATTTCTATTGAACAAGCAGTAAAATATCTCCAAGCCTCCGGCAAATTGTCGCAGTTTATCGGCGATATTATTCGCCAGTACGTGATTGAACAAGAAATCAATACTAGAGACGATATTGAGATCAATCCGGCTTTAACTGAACAGACAATTATTGATTTTCGTCTCAAAAATCAACTCACAGACCCCCAAATTTTTCAAGAATGGTTAAAGAAAAATGGCACAGATTACGCCACCTTTCATGCATCAGCTGCCTACAACTTTAAGTTAGAAAAACTGAAAGCTTTAGTTACAGAACCGAAACTACCAGAGTATTTCATTGAGCGAAAAATTTATTTAGATCGGGTGGTACTATCGAGGATTTTTGTTGATAATCGCGAGCTTTGCGAAGAACTACTAACTCAAATTGAAGAAGGAGGTAGTTTTGAGCAACTAGCTAAAGAATATTCCTTAGCAGAAGATCGCATTGTTAACGGCATGATGGGGCCAATTAGTCGGGGAACATTACCAGATAAAATCAGAGCCGCAATTGATGCAGCAGTTCCCGGAGAATTGATTGGGCCAATAGAACTAGAAGAACGTTATGGTTTGTTTCGATTAGAACAATTTCTGCCAGCTTCTTTAGAAGATACTCAACTAAAGCAAGTGCTACAAAATGAGTTGTTTGAAAAATGGCTAGCAGAGAAAATTCAAAAGCTGACAGTCAAATTACAAGTGAAATAA
- a CDS encoding TIGR00297 family protein, producing MLSLFDSANPWLVGVGLNAILLALVWIAPKKLLTPAGIFHAWVLGVIIWGTLGWQGYLVVAFYFLVGSGVTRIGIAQKEAEGIAEKRSGARGPENVWGSALIAALCALGIGTLSAGFFSLPQSVVISLNSLLILGYVASFSTKLSDTCASEVGKAYGKRTFLITTLQPVPRGTEGAVSLEGTFAGVVASIAIAFIGWGVGLIDFAGVVWCAIAALIATSLESVIGATLQSQYTWLTNELVNIINTLIGAIAAMLIAFTWASVMA from the coding sequence ATGCTCTCTTTGTTTGATTCTGCGAATCCTTGGTTGGTGGGAGTGGGATTGAATGCCATTTTATTGGCTTTAGTTTGGATTGCTCCCAAAAAGCTGCTGACTCCAGCAGGAATATTCCACGCCTGGGTATTAGGCGTAATTATTTGGGGAACATTAGGTTGGCAGGGGTATCTAGTAGTAGCGTTTTATTTTTTAGTAGGTTCTGGGGTAACACGCATTGGGATAGCTCAAAAGGAAGCTGAAGGGATTGCAGAAAAGCGTTCTGGGGCTAGAGGCCCGGAAAATGTCTGGGGTTCGGCGTTGATTGCGGCGCTGTGTGCTTTAGGAATCGGAACGTTAAGTGCAGGATTCTTTTCTCTTCCCCAGTCTGTAGTCATTAGTCTCAACTCTCTATTGATTTTGGGCTATGTGGCGAGTTTTAGTACCAAACTTTCTGACACTTGTGCGAGTGAGGTAGGTAAAGCATACGGTAAACGAACCTTTTTGATTACCACATTGCAACCAGTACCTCGCGGAACCGAAGGCGCAGTGAGTTTAGAAGGAACCTTCGCTGGGGTTGTGGCTTCCATTGCAATCGCCTTTATTGGTTGGGGTGTCGGTTTAATCGATTTTGCTGGTGTAGTTTGGTGTGCGATCGCAGCTTTGATTGCTACCAGTTTAGAAAGCGTCATTGGCGCAACGCTGCAATCTCAATATACTTGGCTCACCAATGAATTGGTCAATATTATCAATACCTTGATTGGTGCGATCGCTGCTATGTTAATTGCCTTTACCTGGGCCAGTGTAATGGCTTAA
- a CDS encoding VOC family protein: MSATLFHLAFPVTNIAETKAYYVDGLGCIPGRENPHALILNLFGHQLVAHVTKEPLTPQRGIYPRHFGLVFTAEQDWQDLLEKAQKQKLLFKEEAKYRFVGLPLEHRTFFLEDPFYNLMEFKYYCHPEAIFGSSQYTQIGDRV, translated from the coding sequence ATGAGCGCAACTTTATTTCATCTTGCTTTCCCTGTAACTAATATTGCCGAAACCAAAGCATATTATGTTGATGGTTTAGGCTGTATTCCTGGGCGTGAAAATCCCCATGCTTTAATCCTTAATTTATTTGGTCATCAATTAGTAGCTCACGTTACTAAAGAACCATTAACACCACAACGTGGTATCTATCCAAGACACTTTGGGCTAGTTTTTACAGCCGAACAAGACTGGCAAGATTTATTAGAAAAGGCACAAAAGCAAAAACTACTATTTAAAGAAGAAGCGAAATATCGTTTTGTTGGTTTACCTTTAGAGCATCGTACTTTCTTTTTAGAAGATCCCTTTTATAACTTGATGGAATTTAAATATTACTGTCACCCAGAGGCGATTTTTGGAAGTTCTCAGTATACGCAAATTGGGGATAGGGTTTAA
- a CDS encoding tetratricopeptide repeat protein produces the protein MIEQVATAFERKDYSTAAKLLQQLLKESPENPWVQFYLGRLHEVSKKYENAEKIYRQLLRSTTNSKILMQARQGLQRIQEIEQEVRQRAIIQATTEPSETELGLLVLEPLSNELKAEAAPKFAQIWQIDTYTARLTLPSRGWKLYRTGQIGELKFYGTQLQNAGIPCFWATIAEIKQIQVFQVNYFAESATNTTVVCRNQTSQLGSLTFNWSEVKARVSGMLPIFEQVVDVNAQRKLERKTQTQDYAEFCDLHLPSRRCILRLSDQSYQFQQGLEIATHPNQNTIKINWNILQEWLGKQIPEVKVWSDFTHFAETILDHTEMLSNIQSHVLLFRRDKTNWDSAFHLYSGLVFSHLREF, from the coding sequence ATGATTGAACAAGTTGCCACGGCCTTTGAACGTAAAGACTATAGCACCGCAGCTAAATTACTCCAACAGCTGTTAAAAGAATCACCAGAAAATCCTTGGGTGCAATTTTATTTAGGGCGGCTGCATGAAGTCTCAAAAAAGTACGAGAATGCGGAAAAAATTTATCGGCAGCTGCTACGAAGTACAACCAATAGTAAAATTTTGATGCAAGCGCGTCAGGGTTTGCAGCGAATCCAAGAAATTGAGCAAGAAGTTAGACAAAGGGCTATTATTCAGGCGACAACAGAACCTAGCGAGACTGAACTAGGCTTACTTGTCTTAGAACCTCTCAGCAACGAATTAAAAGCCGAAGCAGCCCCGAAATTTGCCCAAATATGGCAAATTGACACTTATACTGCCAGATTAACTTTGCCTAGTCGCGGCTGGAAGTTATATCGCACTGGACAAATCGGTGAATTGAAATTTTACGGTACACAATTACAAAATGCAGGTATTCCCTGCTTTTGGGCAACAATTGCCGAGATTAAGCAGATTCAAGTATTTCAAGTTAATTATTTTGCTGAATCGGCAACAAATACTACTGTGGTTTGTCGTAACCAAACCAGTCAACTTGGTTCTTTAACGTTTAATTGGTCAGAGGTGAAAGCACGAGTGTCGGGAATGCTGCCGATTTTTGAACAAGTTGTAGACGTTAACGCGCAACGTAAACTAGAACGCAAAACTCAAACTCAAGATTATGCCGAATTTTGCGATTTACACCTACCCAGTAGGCGTTGCATTTTGCGGCTTTCCGATCAAAGCTATCAATTTCAACAAGGGCTAGAAATCGCTACTCACCCTAACCAAAATACTATCAAAATTAATTGGAATATTTTACAAGAATGGCTGGGAAAGCAAATTCCCGAAGTCAAAGTATGGTCAGATTTTACACACTTTGCTGAGACAATATTAGACCATACAGAAATGCTGAGTAACATTCAGTCTCACGTTCTCCTGTTTCGCAGGGATAAGACTAATTGGGACTCAGCATTTCATTTATATAGTGGGTTGGTATTTTCACATCTTAGGGAATTTTAG